One region of Glycine max cultivar Williams 82 chromosome 9, Glycine_max_v4.0, whole genome shotgun sequence genomic DNA includes:
- the LOC100798447 gene encoding receptor-like protein EIX2-like precursor has protein sequence MVCFTLQISVVLLLLLYAMTFHKGICSTSCNAKDQSALLIFKRGVVDRSNMLSSWSNEEDCCAWKGVQCDNMTGRVTRLDLNQENLEGEINLSLLQIEFLTYLDLSLNAFTGLSLPSTLNQSLVTPSDTHANFSSLKYLDLSFNEDLHLDNLQWLSQLSSLKYLNLSLISLENETNWLQTMAMHPSLLELRLASCHLKNISPSVKFVNFTSLVTLDLSGNYFDSELPYWIFNLSNDISHIDLSFNTIQGQIPKSLLNLQNLKYLGLDNNEFTGPIPDWLGEHQHLQHLGLIENMFSGSIPSSLGNLTSLNQLTVSSDLLSGNLPNTIGQLFNLRRLHIGGSLSGVLSEKHFSKLFNLESLTLNSDFAFDLDPNWIPPFQLHEISLRNTILGPTIPEWLYTQRTLDILDISYSGISSINADRFWSFVSNIGTILLSHNAISADLTNVTLNSDYILMSHNNFTGGIPRISTNVSIFDVSSNSLSGPISPSLCPKLGREKSLLSYLDLSYNLLTGVVPDCWENWRGLLFLFLNSNKLSGEIPPSMGLLDGLIEMNLQKNNLFGKFSLDMSNFTSLVFINLGENNFSGVVPTKMPKSMQVMILRSNQFAGKIPPETCSLPSLSQLDLSQNKLSGSIPPCVYNITRMDGERRASHFQFSLDLFWKGRELQYKDTGLLKNLDLSTNNLSGEIPPELFSLTELLFLNLSRNNLMGKIPSKIGGMKNLESLDLSNNHLSGEIPAAISNLSFLSYLNLSYNDFTGQIPLGTQLQSFDARSYAGNPKLCGLPLTKNCSKEENYDKAKQGGANESQNKSLYLGMGVGFVVGLWGLWGSLFLNRAWRHKYFRLLDRILDWIYVFVALKINKFGELRASSR, from the coding sequence aTGGTTTGCTTCACATTACAAATTTCAGTTGTTTTGCTACTTTTGCTATATGCAATGACATTCCACAAAGGCATTTGTAGCACAAGTTGCAATGCAAAGGATCAATCTGCACTGCTAATCTTCAAACGCGGTGTGGTAGACCGTTCCAACATGCTCTCCTCTTGGTCCAATGAAGAAGATTGTTGTGCATGGAAAGGAGTCCAATGTGATAACATGACAGGCAGAGTTACAAGGCTTGATCTGAACCAAGAAAACCTGGAAGGTGAAATCAACCTATCTCTGcttcaaattgaatttttaacttACTTGGACTTGAGCTTGAATGCCTTTACAGGTCTAAGTCTTCCAAGCACCCTCAACCAATCACTAGTCACACCCTCCGATACACATGCTAACTTCTCTAGCCTCAAGTATCTAGACTTGTCCTTTAATGAAGATCTTCATTTGGATAATCTTCAATGGCTTTCTCAACTTTCTTCATTGAAATACCTCAATCTCAGTTTAATTAGTCttgaaaatgaaacaaactGGCTTCAAACTATGGCCATGCATCCTTCTCTTTTGGAGTTGAGATTGGCAAGTTGTCATCTAAAAAATATCAGCCCTTCTGTCAAGTTTGTGAATTTTACTTCACTTGTGACTCTTGACCTGTCTGGGAACTATTTTGACTCTGAATTACCTTATTGGATTTTTAATCTTAGCAATGACATCTCCCATATTGACCTTAGCTTCAATACTATTCAGGGTCAAATACCCAAGAGTTTGTTAAATCTTcaaaatcttaaatatttaGGATTGGATAACAATGAATTTACTGGACCTATTCCAGATTGGTTGGGGGAACATCAACATCTGCAGCATCTTGGTCTGATTGAGAACATGTTTTCCGGTTCCATTCCTTCAAGTCTAGGAAATCTCACATCCTTGAACCAATTAACTGTTAGCTCCGATTTGTTGAGTGGTAATCTTCCAAACACCATTGGCCAACTCTTTAACTTGAGGAGACTACACATTGGAGGTTCCTTGTCTGGTGTTCTATCTGAAAAGCATTTTTCCAAACTCTTCAATTTAGAATCACTTACCTTGAATTCAGATTTTGCATTTGATTTGGATCCCAACTGGATTCCTCCTTTTCAGCTTCATGAAATTAGCTTGAGAAATACAATTCTAGGTCCTACAATTCCAGAATGGCTATACACACAGAGGACACTAGATATTCTAGATATTTCTTACTCCGGAATTTCATCCATAAATGCAGACAGGTTTTGGAGCTTTGTATCCAATATTGGAACAATTCTCTTGTCCCACAATGCAATTAGTGCTGACTTAACAAATGTCACTCTAAATTCTGATTACATATTAATGTCTCACAATAATTTCACAGGAGGGATCCCACGTATATCAACAAATGTCTCCATCTTTGATGTATCTAGCAATTCCTTGTCTGGACCAATTTCCCCTTCATTGTGTCCTAAATTGGGTAGGGAAAAAAGTTTGTTGAGTTACTTGGATTTATCATATAATCTTTTGACTGGAGTAGTTCCTGATTGTTGGGAGAATTGGAGAGGtttacttttccttttcctaaaCAGCAATAAGCTAAGTGGTGAAATCCCCCCATCAATGGGTTTGTTAGATGGACTCATTGAAATGAATCTGCAGAAGAACAACTTGTTTGGTAAGTTTTCACTAGACATGTCAAACTTTACATCATTGGTATTCATCAATCTTGGAGAGAATAATTTTTCTGGAGTTGTACCAACAAAGATGCCAAAGAGCATGCAAGTGATGATATTGAGGTCCAACCAATTTGCTGGCAAGATTCCACCAGAAACATGCAGTCTCCCTTCTCTATCACAACTTGATCTTTCGCAAAACAAACTTTCTGGATCTATTCCTCCTTGTGTCTACAACATTACTCGGATGGATGGTGAAAGAAGAGCGAGTCATTTTCAGTTCAGCCTCGATTTGTTTTGGAAAGGTCGAGAGTTGCAGTATAAAGACACTGGACTGTTGAAAAATCTTGACCTTTCAACAAACAACCTGTCCGGAGAAATCCCGCCTGAACTTTTTAGCCTCACTGAACTGTTGTTCTTGAACTTGTCTAGAAATAATTTAATGGGAAAGATACCTAGCAAGATTGGTGGCATGAAAAATTTGGAGTCCCTTGATCTCTCCAACAATCATCTTTCAGGGGAAATTCCTGCAGCCATCTCTAATCTTTCTTTCCTGAGTTATCTCAACCTGTCATACAATGATTTCACTGGACAAATACCATTAGGGACTCAGCTTCAGAGTTTTGATGCACGGAGCTATGCTGGGAATCCCAAACTTTGTGGACTTCCCTTAACAAAGAATTGCTCTAAGGAAGAAAATTATGACAAGGCAAAGCAAGGAGGAGCAAACGAGTCTCAAAATAAGTCACTCTATCTTGGAATGGGAGTAGGCTTTGTTGTTGGCTTATGGGGACTTTGGGGTTCTTTGTTCCTCAATAGAGCATGGAGACACAAGTATTTTCGGTTGCTGGATCGTATTCTAGACTGGATTTATGTGTTTGTAGCTCTCAAGATAAATAAGTTTGGTGAATTAAGGGCAAGTTCTAGATGA
- the LOC100798447 gene encoding receptor-like protein EIX2-like isoform X3 — MVCFTLQISVVLLLLLYAMTFHKGICSTSCNAKDQSALLIFKRGVVDRSNMLSSWSNEEDCCAWKGVQCDNMTGRVTRLDLNQENLEGGIPRISTNVSIFDVSSNSLSGPISPSLCPKLGREKSLLSYLDLSYNLLTGVVPDCWENWRGLLFLFLNSNKLSGEIPPSMGLLDGLIEMNLQKNNLFGKFSLDMSNFTSLVFINLGENNFSGVVPTKMPKSMQVMILRSNQFAGKIPPETCSLPSLSQLDLSQNKLSGSIPPCVYNITRMDGERRASHFQFSLDLFWKGRELQYKDTGLLKNLDLSTNNLSGEIPPELFSLTELLFLNLSRNNLMGKIPSKIGGMKNLESLDLSNNHLSGEIPAAISNLSFLSYLNLSYNDFTGQIPLGTQLQSFDARSYAGNPKLCGLPLTKNCSKEENYDKAKQGGANESQNKSLYLGMGVGFVVGLWGLWGSLFLNRAWRHKYFRLLDRILDWIYVFVALKINKFGELRASSR, encoded by the exons aTGGTTTGCTTCACATTACAAATTTCAGTTGTTTTGCTACTTTTGCTATATGCAATGACATTCCACAAAGGCATTTGTAGCACAAGTTGCAATGCAAAGGATCAATCTGCACTGCTAATCTTCAAACGCGGTGTGGTAGACCGTTCCAACATGCTCTCCTCTTGGTCCAATGAAGAAGATTGTTGTGCATGGAAAGGAGTCCAATGTGATAACATGACAGGCAGAGTTACAAGGCTTGATCTGAACCAAGAAAACCTGGAAG GAGGGATCCCACGTATATCAACAAATGTCTCCATCTTTGATGTATCTAGCAATTCCTTGTCTGGACCAATTTCCCCTTCATTGTGTCCTAAATTGGGTAGGGAAAAAAGTTTGTTGAGTTACTTGGATTTATCATATAATCTTTTGACTGGAGTAGTTCCTGATTGTTGGGAGAATTGGAGAGGtttacttttccttttcctaaaCAGCAATAAGCTAAGTGGTGAAATCCCCCCATCAATGGGTTTGTTAGATGGACTCATTGAAATGAATCTGCAGAAGAACAACTTGTTTGGTAAGTTTTCACTAGACATGTCAAACTTTACATCATTGGTATTCATCAATCTTGGAGAGAATAATTTTTCTGGAGTTGTACCAACAAAGATGCCAAAGAGCATGCAAGTGATGATATTGAGGTCCAACCAATTTGCTGGCAAGATTCCACCAGAAACATGCAGTCTCCCTTCTCTATCACAACTTGATCTTTCGCAAAACAAACTTTCTGGATCTATTCCTCCTTGTGTCTACAACATTACTCGGATGGATGGTGAAAGAAGAGCGAGTCATTTTCAGTTCAGCCTCGATTTGTTTTGGAAAGGTCGAGAGTTGCAGTATAAAGACACTGGACTGTTGAAAAATCTTGACCTTTCAACAAACAACCTGTCCGGAGAAATCCCGCCTGAACTTTTTAGCCTCACTGAACTGTTGTTCTTGAACTTGTCTAGAAATAATTTAATGGGAAAGATACCTAGCAAGATTGGTGGCATGAAAAATTTGGAGTCCCTTGATCTCTCCAACAATCATCTTTCAGGGGAAATTCCTGCAGCCATCTCTAATCTTTCTTTCCTGAGTTATCTCAACCTGTCATACAATGATTTCACTGGACAAATACCATTAGGGACTCAGCTTCAGAGTTTTGATGCACGGAGCTATGCTGGGAATCCCAAACTTTGTGGACTTCCCTTAACAAAGAATTGCTCTAAGGAAGAAAATTATGACAAGGCAAAGCAAGGAGGAGCAAACGAGTCTCAAAATAAGTCACTCTATCTTGGAATGGGAGTAGGCTTTGTTGTTGGCTTATGGGGACTTTGGGGTTCTTTGTTCCTCAATAGAGCATGGAGACACAAGTATTTTCGGTTGCTGGATCGTATTCTAGACTGGATTTATGTGTTTGTAGCTCTCAAGATAAATAAGTTTGGTGAATTAAGGGCAAGTTCTAGATGA
- the LOC100798447 gene encoding receptor-like protein EIX2-like isoform X2 — protein sequence MVCFTLQISVVLLLLLYAMTFHKGICSTSCNAKDQSALLIFKRGVVDRSNMLSSWSNEEDCCAWKGVQCDNMTGRVTRLDLNQENLEGLSLPSTLNQSLVTPSDTHANFSSLKYLDLSFNEDLHLDNLQWLSQLSSLKYLNLSLISLENETNWLQTMAMHPSLLELRLASCHLKNISPSVKFVNFTSLVTLDLSGNYFDSELPYWIFNLSNDISHIDLSFNTIQGQIPKSLLNLQNLKYLGLDNNEFTGPIPDWLGEHQHLQHLGLIENMFSGSIPSSLGNLTSLNQLTVSSDLLSGNLPNTIGQLFNLRRLHIGGSLSGVLSEKHFSKLFNLESLTLNSDFAFDLDPNWIPPFQLHEISLRNTILGPTIPEWLYTQRTLDILDISYSGISSINADRFWSFVSNIGTILLSHNAISADLTNVTLNSDYILMSHNNFTGGIPRISTNVSIFDVSSNSLSGPISPSLCPKLGREKSLLSYLDLSYNLLTGVVPDCWENWRGLLFLFLNSNKLSGEIPPSMGLLDGLIEMNLQKNNLFGKFSLDMSNFTSLVFINLGENNFSGVVPTKMPKSMQVMILRSNQFAGKIPPETCSLPSLSQLDLSQNKLSGSIPPCVYNITRMDGERRASHFQFSLDLFWKGRELQYKDTGLLKNLDLSTNNLSGEIPPELFSLTELLFLNLSRNNLMGKIPSKIGGMKNLESLDLSNNHLSGEIPAAISNLSFLSYLNLSYNDFTGQIPLGTQLQSFDARSYAGNPKLCGLPLTKNCSKEENYDKAKQGGANESQNKSLYLGMGVGFVVGLWGLWGSLFLNRAWRHKYFRLLDRILDWIYVFVALKINKFGELRASSR from the exons aTGGTTTGCTTCACATTACAAATTTCAGTTGTTTTGCTACTTTTGCTATATGCAATGACATTCCACAAAGGCATTTGTAGCACAAGTTGCAATGCAAAGGATCAATCTGCACTGCTAATCTTCAAACGCGGTGTGGTAGACCGTTCCAACATGCTCTCCTCTTGGTCCAATGAAGAAGATTGTTGTGCATGGAAAGGAGTCCAATGTGATAACATGACAGGCAGAGTTACAAGGCTTGATCTGAACCAAGAAAACCTGGAAG GTCTAAGTCTTCCAAGCACCCTCAACCAATCACTAGTCACACCCTCCGATACACATGCTAACTTCTCTAGCCTCAAGTATCTAGACTTGTCCTTTAATGAAGATCTTCATTTGGATAATCTTCAATGGCTTTCTCAACTTTCTTCATTGAAATACCTCAATCTCAGTTTAATTAGTCttgaaaatgaaacaaactGGCTTCAAACTATGGCCATGCATCCTTCTCTTTTGGAGTTGAGATTGGCAAGTTGTCATCTAAAAAATATCAGCCCTTCTGTCAAGTTTGTGAATTTTACTTCACTTGTGACTCTTGACCTGTCTGGGAACTATTTTGACTCTGAATTACCTTATTGGATTTTTAATCTTAGCAATGACATCTCCCATATTGACCTTAGCTTCAATACTATTCAGGGTCAAATACCCAAGAGTTTGTTAAATCTTcaaaatcttaaatatttaGGATTGGATAACAATGAATTTACTGGACCTATTCCAGATTGGTTGGGGGAACATCAACATCTGCAGCATCTTGGTCTGATTGAGAACATGTTTTCCGGTTCCATTCCTTCAAGTCTAGGAAATCTCACATCCTTGAACCAATTAACTGTTAGCTCCGATTTGTTGAGTGGTAATCTTCCAAACACCATTGGCCAACTCTTTAACTTGAGGAGACTACACATTGGAGGTTCCTTGTCTGGTGTTCTATCTGAAAAGCATTTTTCCAAACTCTTCAATTTAGAATCACTTACCTTGAATTCAGATTTTGCATTTGATTTGGATCCCAACTGGATTCCTCCTTTTCAGCTTCATGAAATTAGCTTGAGAAATACAATTCTAGGTCCTACAATTCCAGAATGGCTATACACACAGAGGACACTAGATATTCTAGATATTTCTTACTCCGGAATTTCATCCATAAATGCAGACAGGTTTTGGAGCTTTGTATCCAATATTGGAACAATTCTCTTGTCCCACAATGCAATTAGTGCTGACTTAACAAATGTCACTCTAAATTCTGATTACATATTAATGTCTCACAATAATTTCACAGGAGGGATCCCACGTATATCAACAAATGTCTCCATCTTTGATGTATCTAGCAATTCCTTGTCTGGACCAATTTCCCCTTCATTGTGTCCTAAATTGGGTAGGGAAAAAAGTTTGTTGAGTTACTTGGATTTATCATATAATCTTTTGACTGGAGTAGTTCCTGATTGTTGGGAGAATTGGAGAGGtttacttttccttttcctaaaCAGCAATAAGCTAAGTGGTGAAATCCCCCCATCAATGGGTTTGTTAGATGGACTCATTGAAATGAATCTGCAGAAGAACAACTTGTTTGGTAAGTTTTCACTAGACATGTCAAACTTTACATCATTGGTATTCATCAATCTTGGAGAGAATAATTTTTCTGGAGTTGTACCAACAAAGATGCCAAAGAGCATGCAAGTGATGATATTGAGGTCCAACCAATTTGCTGGCAAGATTCCACCAGAAACATGCAGTCTCCCTTCTCTATCACAACTTGATCTTTCGCAAAACAAACTTTCTGGATCTATTCCTCCTTGTGTCTACAACATTACTCGGATGGATGGTGAAAGAAGAGCGAGTCATTTTCAGTTCAGCCTCGATTTGTTTTGGAAAGGTCGAGAGTTGCAGTATAAAGACACTGGACTGTTGAAAAATCTTGACCTTTCAACAAACAACCTGTCCGGAGAAATCCCGCCTGAACTTTTTAGCCTCACTGAACTGTTGTTCTTGAACTTGTCTAGAAATAATTTAATGGGAAAGATACCTAGCAAGATTGGTGGCATGAAAAATTTGGAGTCCCTTGATCTCTCCAACAATCATCTTTCAGGGGAAATTCCTGCAGCCATCTCTAATCTTTCTTTCCTGAGTTATCTCAACCTGTCATACAATGATTTCACTGGACAAATACCATTAGGGACTCAGCTTCAGAGTTTTGATGCACGGAGCTATGCTGGGAATCCCAAACTTTGTGGACTTCCCTTAACAAAGAATTGCTCTAAGGAAGAAAATTATGACAAGGCAAAGCAAGGAGGAGCAAACGAGTCTCAAAATAAGTCACTCTATCTTGGAATGGGAGTAGGCTTTGTTGTTGGCTTATGGGGACTTTGGGGTTCTTTGTTCCTCAATAGAGCATGGAGACACAAGTATTTTCGGTTGCTGGATCGTATTCTAGACTGGATTTATGTGTTTGTAGCTCTCAAGATAAATAAGTTTGGTGAATTAAGGGCAAGTTCTAGATGA